In a single window of the Diospyros lotus cultivar Yz01 chromosome 10, ASM1463336v1, whole genome shotgun sequence genome:
- the LOC127810998 gene encoding uncharacterized protein LOC127810998 isoform X1, whose amino-acid sequence MQKWQATRENIVTNTIQYIKSLEKEIERLESLKNSPSPPPQSPCPARPALTHYANRSSSVNVTFSGGRSVAFFGIQVAARRRVVSEILRVFGKHEAEVLAAAVSSRDEGQQQRRLELTVTAVLGGDADKGERIKCTGSHAIFNQMGIYELQRIGSRMAGK is encoded by the exons ATGCAAAAATGGCAGGCCACAAGGGAGAACATCGTGACGAATACGATTCAGTACATTAAGAGCCTTGAGAAAGAGATTGAGAGATTGGAGAGCCTGAAGAATTCGCCTTCGCCTCCGCCGCAATCACCATGCCCAGCGAGACCCGCGTTAACTCATTACGCCAATCGGAGCTCCTCCGTCAACGTCACATTTTCCGGCGGAAGAAGCGTGGCGTTCTTCGGCATTCAGGTGGCCGCTCGCCGGCGTGTGGTGTCCGAAATCCTCAGAGTGTTCGGGAAGCACGAGGCCGAGGTGTTAGCGGCCGCGGTTTCAAGCCGCGACGAAGGGCAGCAGCAACGGCGGTTGGAGTTGACTGTCACGGCGGTGCTCGGCGGCGATGCAGACAAGGGCGAGAGGATCAAG TGTACAGGCAGCCATGCCATATTCAATCAGATGGGTATATATGAACTCCAAAGAATTGGAAGCAGAATGGCTGGCAAATGA
- the LOC127810998 gene encoding uncharacterized protein LOC127810998 isoform X2 yields the protein MQKWQATRENIVTNTIQYIKSLEKEIERLESLKNSPSPPPQSPCPARPALTHYANRSSSVNVTFSGGRSVAFFGIQVAARRRVVSEILRVFGKHEAEVLAAAVSSRDEGQQQRRLELTVTAVLGGDADKGERIKHTIINLEPRDYRLLHITNKG from the exons ATGCAAAAATGGCAGGCCACAAGGGAGAACATCGTGACGAATACGATTCAGTACATTAAGAGCCTTGAGAAAGAGATTGAGAGATTGGAGAGCCTGAAGAATTCGCCTTCGCCTCCGCCGCAATCACCATGCCCAGCGAGACCCGCGTTAACTCATTACGCCAATCGGAGCTCCTCCGTCAACGTCACATTTTCCGGCGGAAGAAGCGTGGCGTTCTTCGGCATTCAGGTGGCCGCTCGCCGGCGTGTGGTGTCCGAAATCCTCAGAGTGTTCGGGAAGCACGAGGCCGAGGTGTTAGCGGCCGCGGTTTCAAGCCGCGACGAAGGGCAGCAGCAACGGCGGTTGGAGTTGACTGTCACGGCGGTGCTCGGCGGCGATGCAGACAAGGGCGAGAGGATCAAG CATACGATCATAAATTTGGAACCACGTGACTATAGATTGCTACACATCACGAACAAAGGGTGA